In Mesoplodon densirostris isolate mMesDen1 chromosome 15, mMesDen1 primary haplotype, whole genome shotgun sequence, the DNA window GGCGGGACCAGTGGAGGGGGAGGGACTTGAATGGGGCGGAGCCTGCGGAGAGGGAGGGGCCTTTGACGGGGTGGGACCTTgtgtggggcggggcctgaggCAGGGTGGGACCCTGGACGGGGCGGGGCTCTTGGTGGGCGGGGCCAGTGGAGAGGGAGGGATTTTAATGGAGCAGGGACTGCGGTGGGGGCGGGGACCTCGGAGAGGCCCGGACCGCCCCCTCGATCCCGTCCAGGAGCAACAAAACCGTCAGCTGCAGGAGCAGTGGGAGGAGCTGTCAAGCCAGGTACCTTCAGGAGACGGCTTCCGTCTCACGCTTCCCCTAGGAAGCCCCACCCTAGTCCCCGCCCCCATTTCCGCCGCGTCCCCGCCTCCCAGGATAATCCCCACCCCTAGAAGCCCCGCAAGTCCCGCCCTCAcaagccccacccccagctctttTACTATGGAGGAGAACAACTGAGTCAGCAGCGCGCAGAGCAGCAACCCGGGACCCAACTGGTGGCTTTGCAGGTGCTTGGGTGGGGCCCCGAGGGCAGGAGCGCTGGTGTGGGCGGGGCTTTGATGACCTGAGGGCGGGGCCTTGGGGCTGAGGGCGGGCGGGGGGGCATGAACATCTTGGCCGGGCGTTGGGGCGGGGTCTGGAGCGGCGAGCTCGGGGAGTGCCGGGCTCCTGACCTTCCCTGGATCCTCCGGAAGAAACAACTGGAGCTGGTGGAGGCCAAGCACGCCAGGCAGGCGGAGGCCCTGCGGCAGGTGCGGGCGGAGCCGGGTACTCAGTGGGAGGGTCGGCTTGGGGtgtgggtggggcctgggcagGCGCCGGACTTTGGAGAGGGTTGAGTTCCCCGAGTCTAATCAGGGTTCCCCCCTCATGCCAGAGCGCACAGCGGATGGAGGAAGCCTGGGCCAGCTTCCAGGAGCAGAGCGGAGTCTTGCAGGTGCCGCCCCCCTCCACTCGGAGAGCCGCTCACCTCCGACCCCACTGCGGCCTCCTCCCCCGGAGCTGCCGGGGCCTGCCTCACCAAGGTCTTCCCAGGTGTGAGgcctcactcccaccccctccaggAGCTGCAGGGGAAGGTGATGGAGGCGGCGACTGCGCTGGACGCCTCGCAGGGCGGCCCGGAGCCGTAAGGGGGTTAGGACTGTCGGGTGTGGGGAGGTGACTGTGGGGCCGGACAGAGGGCACATCTCCATGCCTGTCTCCACAGGTGCGAGTCGCAGCCTCGCCGGGGGCAGGGATGCGCGGGCTCGCTCATGGAGGAGGTGGCCAAAGCGGACTGTGTGAGTGCGGGCCTGGGCGGGGACGGGCTGGAGCCGGGACCTGCCCCCGGGCCCGCCCCCACACACGTGGCCACCCCATCAGGgatttccccccctcccccagggaccCGCCCCTTGATACCAACCCCGCTGGGCGGCCACGCCTGCCACAGGAAGGCCCACCCAAGGACCACGCCCGCATAGGGGACCCGCCCCGTAGTGCCACGCCCCCCACGGAGCGACGCGCACCCACAGGCCCCGCTCCCCCAGGGGGTTCCCCCCACCGCTCCCCGGCGCGGAGCTGTACGTCGCTCCCTCTTCCCCGCAGGAGAAGCGGCTGTTCGGCGGCGCGGGCGCGGCGCTGGAGTCTGGGGTCCGGGGTGCGCCCGGCGCCCCACCACCACGCGTCTGCCGGTGCGTCGTGGTCCGCAGGCTGTGGGCGCTGGGCGCGCTGCAGacgctgctgctgctcctgctgggcGTCGTGGCGCTGCCGCTGCTCTACCTGGCGCTGGTGAACCCCTCGGCCCTCCGCCACAGGCTCATGCGCCCCGGCTCGGACGCCGCCATCCGTCGCCTGCGCTACACGCTGGCCCCGCTGCTGGAGCTGCGCGCGCGCGGACTGCTGCCCTCCTAGTGCATCACGCCGGCCGCGGCCGCCAGCACCCGTGTCTCCGCGTGGTTTCTGGGCGTCAGGCGGAGGGGTGGGCGGGCGGGGGtgactggggaggggaggggagaggggaagggggactCGGGAGGGGTGGCGGCGAGAGAATGGGAGACGCC includes these proteins:
- the TMEM191C gene encoding transmembrane protein 191C, whose protein sequence is MAEAQELLLQLLKDNRDGRLRKQELEELVRGLEAESDSLKARLHDLSERERSLQRRRSQAARALHGKASEAARERADRARRLLEAAEQHKQDLEQQNRQLQEQWEELSSQLFYYGGEQLSQQRAEQQPGTQLVALQKQLELVEAKHARQAEALRQSAQRMEEAWASFQEQSGVLQELQGKVMEAATALDASQGGPEPCESQPRRGQGCAGSLMEEVAKADCEKRLFGGAGAALELWALGALQTLLLLLLGVVALPLLYLALVNPSALRHRLMRPGSDAAIRRLRYTLAPLLELRARGLLPS